The proteins below come from a single Saccharophagus degradans 2-40 genomic window:
- a CDS encoding sulfotransferase family protein, translating to MPPKNAIVVGMPRSGTSMSAAIFANQGYLVAEESEKELRAPDEYNPNGYWEAETLIRKNVEVFKQCGFDGDNTWNFEPISKESADRINTLAPLDSHAEFVSSYNQKSPWVWKDPRLCYTVGYWWQLINPETTAVLLIKRDPKEIYNSFLRVKWRTLSKADKEDTYQRIADHIQFAENTIKSKGINCLTVNYSDFTTTPDSIAEQINATFGLQLTAADLNFDKNLNNNSLKGKLGIYADIIADKIPKPIVKLAKSLMPKKLYRLIFPLRN from the coding sequence ATGCCCCCAAAAAATGCCATTGTTGTAGGAATGCCGCGCTCAGGAACAAGCATGTCTGCGGCCATATTTGCGAACCAAGGCTATTTAGTTGCCGAGGAAAGCGAAAAAGAGCTGCGCGCACCGGACGAATACAACCCGAACGGGTATTGGGAGGCTGAAACATTAATTCGCAAGAACGTCGAAGTTTTTAAGCAATGTGGTTTCGATGGCGACAACACATGGAATTTTGAGCCCATTTCTAAAGAATCAGCCGATAGAATTAACACACTCGCACCGCTAGATTCACACGCTGAGTTTGTAAGCAGCTACAACCAAAAATCACCTTGGGTATGGAAAGACCCCAGACTGTGCTACACGGTGGGCTACTGGTGGCAACTCATCAACCCCGAAACCACAGCAGTATTGCTTATTAAACGCGACCCCAAAGAAATATATAACAGCTTTCTTAGGGTTAAGTGGCGCACCCTGTCTAAAGCAGATAAAGAAGATACCTATCAAAGAATTGCCGATCACATTCAGTTCGCTGAGAATACAATTAAAAGTAAAGGCATTAACTGCTTAACTGTTAACTATAGTGATTTTACCACCACGCCCGATTCTATTGCGGAGCAAATCAACGCTACATTTGGCTTGCAACTTACCGCAGCCGATTTGAACTTCGATAAAAATTTAAATAACAATTCGCTAAAAGGTAAGCTGGGAATTTACGCGGATATAATTGCCGATAAAATACCCAAGCCCATTGTAAAGCTTGCCAAGTCGCTTATGCCCAAAAAATTATACCGGTTAATATTCCCCTTAAGGAATTAG
- a CDS encoding alpha/beta fold hydrolase, with protein MSALTLYKKMHWLSESQHASFAVTYATNLENTTQYPPNTTGVIIIPPFGHEYNHSHRALAYLSEQLSIANNCPVLKLELNGMGNASSTIICGDEEVVGKAWVEALNAALLTLQQEHNVTQVQLVGYRTGALVAAYLAKANERVKGLILWNAYLTGAPFFRDMEMLQSMQAGFVPASNLFDAGGNCFDTQSKAFIECLNLKLANCNHLESIAFIQPKELPLSKRLVKQLQEQGLNVAVEQYLGNRDFQKPALENKVPYGAIAAILRVFKPAAAELAREQYRIVLVPSQPPTNTLNNEHEQIVVCAKAGMTGVLTRNQDSDTKNLLVLINGGAAHHVGPARLHVNVARALAKQGFNILRIDLSHLGEGANLTNQLNEGINPFPKGYAGDIKVLLDYMQAEFGYSKFALGGLCSAGHNSFNYMRKFNDPRVRSVLLINPMHLYWQQGTPYMRFDMGELSIGAALKAFKIRSSDSPENEDDALPIRSGWFGKCKRLLAAVCLRLNSTLSLVKRYTSSLPQDIEALNAAGVNMIVMVSQNEPGRALFKNMLGLHYWLYLLSGKLRMYVMAKSDHAFSTQQSQQMLIDQLKAINTKLFFGDAK; from the coding sequence ATGAGCGCGCTAACGCTATATAAAAAAATGCACTGGCTGAGCGAATCTCAACACGCTAGCTTTGCTGTTACCTATGCGACCAATCTTGAAAATACTACTCAGTACCCACCAAATACTACGGGTGTAATTATTATTCCGCCGTTCGGGCACGAATATAATCACTCGCACCGAGCGCTTGCTTACCTAAGCGAACAACTTAGTATTGCTAATAACTGCCCAGTGTTAAAGCTGGAGCTAAACGGTATGGGTAACGCTAGTTCAACAATTATTTGCGGCGATGAGGAGGTTGTTGGCAAAGCTTGGGTAGAAGCACTCAATGCAGCGCTACTTACCCTGCAGCAAGAGCATAATGTTACCCAAGTACAACTTGTGGGTTATCGAACAGGTGCTTTAGTTGCTGCCTACCTAGCAAAAGCGAACGAGCGAGTAAAAGGGTTGATACTGTGGAACGCTTATTTAACTGGTGCGCCCTTTTTTCGCGATATGGAAATGTTACAGTCGATGCAGGCGGGCTTTGTGCCTGCCAGCAATTTATTTGATGCCGGCGGTAACTGCTTCGATACGCAAAGCAAAGCGTTTATTGAATGTTTAAATTTAAAGTTAGCAAACTGTAATCACCTAGAATCGATAGCGTTTATACAACCAAAAGAATTGCCTCTATCCAAGCGGCTGGTAAAACAACTGCAAGAGCAGGGCTTGAACGTAGCAGTAGAGCAATATCTCGGTAATAGAGATTTTCAAAAGCCCGCGCTAGAAAACAAAGTGCCGTACGGGGCTATTGCAGCCATATTGCGGGTATTTAAGCCCGCTGCTGCGGAGTTAGCTCGCGAGCAATACCGAATAGTGCTGGTGCCAAGCCAGCCGCCAACAAATACGCTAAATAACGAACATGAGCAAATTGTTGTATGCGCCAAGGCGGGTATGACAGGCGTGCTTACCCGCAACCAAGATTCTGATACAAAAAATCTGTTGGTATTAATTAACGGCGGCGCAGCGCATCACGTTGGGCCAGCGAGATTGCACGTTAATGTGGCGCGCGCACTTGCTAAGCAAGGGTTTAATATTTTACGCATCGATCTTAGTCATTTAGGGGAAGGGGCTAACCTTACCAACCAACTAAATGAAGGTATTAATCCTTTTCCTAAAGGGTATGCCGGCGACATAAAAGTTTTATTAGATTACATGCAAGCTGAGTTTGGCTATTCGAAATTTGCATTAGGTGGCTTGTGTTCTGCCGGTCACAACAGTTTTAACTATATGCGCAAATTTAACGACCCACGCGTGCGCTCGGTATTGCTAATAAACCCAATGCATTTGTATTGGCAGCAAGGTACACCTTATATGCGGTTTGATATGGGGGAGCTAAGTATTGGCGCTGCATTAAAAGCCTTTAAAATCCGTTCAAGCGATAGCCCTGAGAACGAAGACGATGCTCTGCCGATTAGAAGCGGCTGGTTTGGTAAGTGTAAGCGGTTGTTAGCGGCTGTGTGTTTACGCTTAAACTCCACGTTGAGTTTAGTAAAACGGTATACGAGTAGTTTACCGCAGGATATAGAAGCCCTTAATGCCGCTGGCGTGAATATGATAGTCATGGTTTCGCAAAACGAACCGGGCAGGGCACTTTTTAAAAATATGTTAGGCCTACACTACTGGTTATATTTGCTGAGCGGCAAGTTGCGCATGTATGTAATGGCAAAGTCAGATCACGCCTTTTCTACCCAGCAGAGTCAGCAAATGTTAATTGACCAGTTAAAGGCCATAAATACCAAGTTATTTTTTGGAGACGCTAAGTGA
- a CDS encoding glycoside hydrolase family 2 protein, with the protein MVVNTDITQWSLTKTNANGAQTPADIIPLQQWLAVPVPGTVAQAVGDAGPQEDLEQFDWWYTAQFPLPKTGKRTYLQCDGLATLSEVWVNDQQVLYSQSMFENHKLDITDYLQADNTLAIVFKALAPHLAERRARPQWKTNLVDNQNLRWFRTSLLGRMPGWTPPVKAIGPWRDISIVSVAKFDLVECTVFSEVDEALNGKVHINLELDFIDAKLAADPQIQFLLDGKIYPITAKPIKGGGAFIDTEIAIEQPQLWWPHTHGEPYLHAYKITAIIDGEVTTLTEGKLGFKRVTAANQTNQLALEVNNNKIFCRGACWATPNITSLNASKQEYRHLLKLLVDAGANMVRIGGTMVYEHDDFYALCDELGILVWQDFMFANMDYPFADEDFSKLVAKEVRQQITRLKQTASIAVFCGNSEMQQQAAMMGMEQTQWANALFDTFITQKLEEQQLTLPYFTSSPCEGGLPFHTDAGLTHYYGVGAYKLMPDHFTVREVGFTSECLGFSHIPVTASLKQAFESPYPATHTPSWKAGIPRDNSAGWDFEDIRNFYLEKIFGVVADTLRYSDPETYFKLATIATAEMVSSVYSIWRASISNCNGALAWFYQDIVAGAGWGIVDSFARPKAAYYFLKRVWQPQQVLLINNSLNGYTLEVQNETAHTLQAQLNIVLVGLSDNIVAEHTQEITLAANSVGTHKLDTVFGRFMDATHAYKFGRQTIYAVVAELRNESGELISQAVSFPGCRRINTGAGEITGSITSDSDNESVVTLTPSVFVEYACLESKTTQFSDNYTCMLPGKTYSFKACEQIKSVHVSTLNLQKEFRVT; encoded by the coding sequence ATGGTTGTGAATACAGACATTACACAATGGTCGCTTACTAAAACTAATGCGAATGGCGCCCAAACCCCCGCTGATATTATTCCCCTTCAGCAATGGCTTGCTGTACCAGTGCCTGGAACCGTGGCGCAAGCTGTGGGCGATGCTGGCCCGCAAGAAGACCTTGAGCAATTTGATTGGTGGTACACCGCTCAATTTCCACTGCCCAAAACAGGTAAGCGCACTTATTTGCAGTGCGACGGTTTGGCAACCCTAAGCGAAGTGTGGGTTAACGACCAGCAGGTTTTATACTCGCAATCGATGTTTGAAAACCACAAGCTCGACATTACCGATTACCTGCAAGCCGACAATACACTGGCCATAGTGTTTAAAGCGCTCGCACCACATTTGGCCGAGCGTCGTGCAAGACCGCAATGGAAAACCAACCTAGTTGATAACCAAAACTTGCGCTGGTTTCGCACTAGCTTATTAGGGCGTATGCCGGGCTGGACACCACCCGTAAAAGCGATAGGCCCGTGGCGAGATATTAGTATTGTTAGTGTGGCTAAATTTGATTTAGTGGAGTGCACTGTGTTTAGCGAAGTGGATGAGGCGCTAAATGGCAAGGTACATATAAACTTAGAATTAGATTTTATCGATGCTAAATTGGCAGCCGACCCACAAATACAATTTTTATTAGACGGCAAAATCTACCCCATAACCGCAAAACCTATTAAAGGTGGCGGCGCATTTATAGATACCGAAATAGCTATTGAGCAACCGCAATTATGGTGGCCCCATACCCACGGCGAGCCCTACCTACACGCTTACAAAATTACCGCCATTATAGATGGTGAAGTAACAACCTTAACCGAAGGTAAGTTGGGCTTTAAGCGCGTAACTGCTGCTAATCAAACAAATCAATTGGCGCTTGAAGTAAACAACAACAAAATATTTTGTCGCGGCGCCTGTTGGGCTACTCCAAATATAACTAGTTTAAATGCATCTAAGCAGGAGTATCGCCATCTATTAAAACTATTAGTAGATGCAGGTGCAAACATGGTTCGCATTGGCGGTACCATGGTGTACGAACACGACGATTTTTATGCCTTGTGCGATGAGCTAGGTATATTGGTTTGGCAAGATTTTATGTTTGCCAATATGGATTACCCCTTTGCAGATGAAGATTTTAGTAAGCTTGTTGCAAAAGAAGTGCGCCAACAAATTACGCGCTTAAAACAAACAGCCTCTATTGCAGTATTTTGCGGCAACAGTGAAATGCAGCAGCAAGCGGCCATGATGGGTATGGAGCAGACACAATGGGCGAACGCACTGTTTGATACTTTTATAACGCAAAAATTAGAAGAGCAGCAGTTAACGCTTCCTTATTTTACTTCTAGCCCCTGCGAAGGTGGTTTGCCTTTCCATACCGACGCCGGTTTAACGCATTACTATGGTGTGGGCGCCTATAAACTTATGCCCGACCATTTTACTGTGCGCGAAGTTGGTTTTACTTCCGAGTGCTTAGGGTTTTCGCATATACCGGTAACAGCTTCTTTAAAGCAAGCTTTTGAATCACCATACCCCGCCACCCATACACCCAGCTGGAAGGCCGGCATACCTAGGGATAACAGCGCGGGTTGGGATTTCGAAGATATTCGCAACTTTTATTTAGAAAAAATATTTGGCGTAGTTGCCGATACTCTTCGCTATAGCGACCCAGAAACCTATTTTAAACTTGCCACCATTGCTACTGCAGAAATGGTAAGTAGCGTGTACAGCATATGGCGCGCGAGTATATCAAATTGCAATGGTGCGCTGGCTTGGTTTTATCAAGATATTGTTGCGGGTGCAGGCTGGGGAATAGTTGATAGTTTTGCGCGGCCAAAAGCAGCGTATTACTTTTTAAAACGAGTATGGCAGCCGCAGCAGGTATTGCTTATAAACAACAGCTTGAATGGCTATACGCTAGAAGTGCAAAATGAAACAGCGCATACACTTCAAGCGCAGCTCAATATTGTATTGGTTGGCTTAAGCGATAATATTGTTGCAGAGCATACGCAAGAAATTACGCTCGCAGCGAATAGCGTTGGCACACACAAGCTAGATACCGTTTTTGGCCGTTTTATGGATGCCACCCATGCCTATAAGTTTGGCCGCCAAACTATTTATGCTGTAGTAGCCGAGCTGCGAAACGAAAGCGGCGAACTTATTAGTCAGGCGGTATCGTTCCCGGGTTGTAGGCGCATCAACACCGGCGCCGGTGAAATAACGGGTAGCATTACTAGCGATAGCGATAATGAATCAGTGGTAACGTTAACGCCCAGCGTTTTTGTTGAGTACGCGTGTTTAGAATCAAAAACCACACAATTCAGTGATAACTACACCTGCATGTTGCCAGGTAAGACGTATAGCTTTAAAGCGTGTGAACAAATCAAAAGCGTACATGTATCTACTCTTAACCTACAAAAAGAATTTAGAGTGACATGA
- a CDS encoding class I SAM-dependent methyltransferase, whose protein sequence is MENHSFYNTPEIVKGYAQETHLQAPEESILSELIAELAQLKVLDIGVGGGRTTLHLAGRCKAYTGVDINQNMILACEQRFKNWPCNLTFSIADARTLENLEDNSFDLVLFSFNGIDYVNHQDRLRALASIYRVLRPGGYFVFSSHNTNCISSLLSLRTHLSRNPINTARGLAQWFKLNFIHNKRTTLQQASKSAKIMLNDGAFNFGLQTYYVSVQEQIRQFDGMFSVKNIYSLTTGKPFTSRESAEASTDSWLYYLCTKT, encoded by the coding sequence GTGGAAAATCATAGCTTTTATAACACCCCAGAGATAGTTAAGGGTTATGCTCAAGAAACACACTTGCAAGCACCGGAAGAGTCTATATTAAGTGAGTTAATTGCAGAGCTCGCCCAACTTAAAGTATTAGATATAGGCGTGGGAGGCGGAAGAACAACATTACACCTTGCAGGGCGCTGTAAGGCTTATACGGGCGTAGATATAAATCAAAATATGATTTTGGCCTGCGAGCAACGCTTCAAAAATTGGCCGTGCAATTTAACGTTTAGTATTGCGGATGCAAGAACACTAGAAAACCTAGAAGATAATTCATTCGACTTAGTGCTATTTAGTTTTAACGGCATAGACTATGTAAACCATCAAGACCGCTTACGCGCCTTAGCGAGCATCTACCGTGTATTGCGTCCGGGCGGTTATTTTGTTTTTTCGAGCCACAACACAAACTGCATTTCATCTCTGCTATCGTTGCGTACACACCTATCACGCAACCCTATTAATACAGCGCGAGGGTTGGCGCAATGGTTCAAATTAAACTTTATACACAACAAACGCACAACACTTCAGCAAGCTAGTAAATCAGCAAAAATAATGCTTAACGACGGGGCGTTTAATTTTGGGCTACAAACTTACTATGTGTCCGTGCAGGAACAAATACGTCAATTTGACGGCATGTTTAGTGTCAAAAATATTTACTCATTAACTACAGGTAAACCATTTACCTCTCGCGAAAGTGCCGAGGCTTCTACCGATTCATGGTTATATTATTTATGCACAAAAACTTAA
- a CDS encoding HAD-IIIC family phosphatase, whose translation MKFLQAKKILRESKASNSLACEVLTSAQVENLSPFLEAHLALKNIRAQAAFTPFGTLRQRLLVDEKNDTALIACLYPWDYCPALDWRQYQTGTSVTLPELVEQVLAFDRLLGEKAHAGVFIDAPVPPVLNANETQVLSNLIASCAVKRGFKYLSEQSFSLAAYLEFGRPISNAMAPYVASVLSEALFKNNVIATPKKVILTDLDNTAWLGVVGEDGVAGVACAAYGPGFAHYIYQCFLKRCVGSGVLLVAVSKNDIDLAKAPFEQKELPLKLTDFVDFKVGYGHKSQLIQQVSEELNLPLDSFVFIDDNPIELAEVASVLPAVTSVQFPAEVDELPAVIETLQLYVNLTQGSKEDSERTELYKIRALAEQERKQTPSLHEYLASLEMELHINTQAHVDNARAIQLINKTNQFNLNGLRITEAELSKILTGGGSLFTATLVDKFGNHGEILACVVDAEGKLLRWVMSCRVLQRNVEYYFLYWLLSESGISLKVIEFVKTDRNAPLEQFLITTGLVPADSGQQVNSTLDCEGIRKALYKATKGIFKAVRVN comes from the coding sequence ATGAAATTTCTACAGGCAAAAAAAATACTCAGGGAAAGTAAAGCGAGTAACTCACTTGCCTGTGAAGTATTAACATCGGCACAGGTAGAAAACCTGTCTCCATTTTTAGAGGCCCACCTCGCGTTAAAAAATATTCGTGCGCAAGCGGCTTTTACGCCGTTCGGTACCTTAAGGCAGCGACTGCTTGTAGATGAGAAAAATGACACGGCATTGATAGCGTGTTTGTACCCCTGGGATTATTGCCCAGCGCTAGATTGGCGCCAATATCAAACCGGCACGTCGGTTACGCTGCCTGAGTTAGTCGAGCAGGTTTTAGCCTTCGATCGGTTGTTGGGTGAAAAGGCACACGCGGGCGTGTTTATCGATGCTCCGGTACCGCCTGTGCTTAATGCTAACGAAACACAAGTGCTTAGCAATTTAATTGCATCCTGCGCAGTTAAGCGCGGCTTTAAATATTTAAGCGAGCAAAGTTTTAGTTTAGCGGCCTACTTGGAGTTTGGTCGACCAATTTCAAACGCAATGGCACCGTATGTGGCCAGTGTTTTGTCGGAAGCGCTATTTAAAAATAACGTGATAGCAACCCCTAAAAAAGTGATTCTTACCGATTTAGATAACACTGCATGGTTAGGCGTAGTGGGTGAGGATGGCGTAGCAGGGGTGGCGTGCGCAGCATATGGCCCAGGTTTTGCTCACTATATTTATCAATGTTTTTTAAAACGCTGTGTAGGCAGTGGCGTATTGCTTGTTGCTGTTTCTAAAAACGATATTGATTTGGCCAAGGCACCGTTTGAACAAAAAGAGCTGCCGCTTAAGCTTACAGATTTTGTGGATTTTAAAGTGGGCTATGGTCATAAATCACAACTGATTCAGCAGGTGAGTGAAGAGTTAAATTTACCGCTAGACAGTTTTGTGTTTATTGATGATAACCCCATTGAATTGGCGGAGGTGGCGTCTGTGCTACCGGCAGTAACAAGTGTGCAGTTTCCGGCTGAGGTTGATGAGTTGCCGGCTGTGATAGAAACGTTACAGCTATATGTCAATTTAACACAAGGCTCTAAAGAAGATTCCGAACGTACAGAGCTTTATAAAATACGCGCACTAGCCGAGCAAGAGCGCAAACAAACGCCATCGCTGCACGAATATTTAGCTAGTTTAGAAATGGAGCTGCACATAAATACGCAGGCGCATGTCGATAACGCGAGAGCAATACAATTAATTAACAAAACCAACCAATTTAATTTAAATGGATTGCGTATTACCGAAGCAGAACTGTCGAAAATACTTACAGGTGGTGGCAGTTTATTTACTGCAACGCTAGTAGATAAGTTTGGTAATCACGGCGAAATACTTGCTTGTGTGGTAGATGCAGAAGGTAAACTGTTGCGCTGGGTTATGTCGTGCCGAGTGCTGCAGAGAAACGTCGAATATTACTTTCTTTACTGGCTTTTAAGTGAATCTGGTATTAGTCTAAAGGTTATAGAGTTTGTAAAAACAGATCGCAATGCACCGCTCGAGCAATTTCTTATTACTACTGGCCTTGTTCCGGCTGATAGTGGGCAGCAGGTTAACTCAACATTAGATTGTGAAGGGATTCGTAAGGCTTTATACAAAGCGACTAAAGGAATATTTAAGGCCGTACGAGTTAATTAA
- a CDS encoding acyltransferase family protein produces the protein MTLLQSKFDLTYSPALNGLRGYAILLVIIFHAAPHDWLIGGYLGVDVFFTLSGFLITNLLIKECLGKKRINLKNFYLRRCLRLLPALLLVITGFTIFSLIAFDRGAIIRSAIDSVIVLANVANWPRAFGIWRPEWLGNTWSLSIEEQFYLLWPPVLYFLTKRNVQLSTLIKIAIGIAILAWGWRIYLTTQGADWMRVYNGTDTRIDSLLIGAALGIAVYLASFDGFIHANRKLISYLAVTASLIILGLSTIVSFKSPLLYYFILVIVELCTCVIILNACYEGPSIIKKALELPILVWLGSISYSLYLWHYPIFRALREMAEFSPLLILIVGTGISVCIAALSYYFVEKPILAYKQKLH, from the coding sequence ATGACATTATTACAGTCGAAGTTCGACCTAACCTATAGCCCAGCGCTAAACGGTTTGCGCGGCTATGCCATTTTACTGGTAATTATATTTCACGCCGCACCCCACGATTGGCTTATAGGCGGATACCTAGGGGTAGATGTTTTTTTCACGCTTAGTGGATTTTTAATTACCAACCTATTAATTAAAGAGTGCCTCGGCAAGAAGCGTATAAACCTCAAGAATTTTTATTTAAGACGGTGTTTACGGCTACTGCCCGCATTACTATTAGTTATTACTGGTTTCACTATCTTTAGTTTAATCGCCTTTGATCGCGGTGCAATAATTCGCAGTGCAATTGACTCTGTTATTGTGCTCGCCAATGTCGCCAATTGGCCGCGTGCATTTGGCATATGGCGCCCTGAATGGCTTGGTAACACGTGGTCGCTTTCTATCGAAGAACAGTTTTATTTGCTATGGCCCCCCGTACTGTATTTTCTTACCAAACGGAATGTGCAGTTATCCACGTTAATTAAAATAGCGATAGGAATAGCTATATTAGCTTGGGGTTGGCGCATTTACTTAACAACCCAAGGCGCAGATTGGATGCGAGTTTATAATGGCACCGACACGCGCATAGACTCTTTACTTATTGGCGCAGCCCTAGGCATTGCCGTTTATTTAGCATCATTCGATGGCTTTATTCACGCAAACCGCAAATTAATTAGCTACTTGGCAGTTACCGCGTCACTTATAATATTAGGCCTATCTACAATAGTTAGCTTCAAATCGCCATTACTTTATTACTTTATTTTAGTGATAGTAGAGCTTTGCACCTGTGTCATCATATTAAATGCATGTTACGAAGGGCCTTCGATTATTAAAAAAGCATTAGAATTACCAATATTGGTTTGGTTAGGCAGTATTTCTTACAGCCTTTACCTTTGGCACTACCCAATATTCAGGGCGTTAAGAGAAATGGCAGAATTTTCGCCGCTATTGATATTAATAGTGGGCACGGGAATTTCAGTTTGTATTGCTGCACTATCTTATTATTTTGTAGAAAAGCCCATACTTGCTTACAAGCAAAAACTCCACTAG
- a CDS encoding acyl carrier protein produces MSEEIKEVVAEIFIEVFEWDTLPPVESIDQSTISNWDSMKQLSLVTAIESEFEIAFSLDTAIAITSFNKAVEAVVAHLA; encoded by the coding sequence GTGAGCGAAGAAATAAAAGAAGTCGTGGCGGAAATATTTATAGAGGTGTTCGAATGGGATACCTTGCCGCCCGTTGAGAGCATAGACCAGTCCACTATTTCAAATTGGGATTCCATGAAACAGCTAAGCTTGGTAACAGCTATAGAAAGCGAATTTGAAATTGCCTTTAGTTTGGATACAGCCATAGCGATAACCAGCTTTAACAAAGCTGTAGAAGCGGTTGTGGCGCATTTAGCTTAA
- a CDS encoding alpha/beta fold hydrolase, protein MSKSETIYKRKAGWVNQSDASYQAGFNSKLFGWLYTPDSAIIQSTGFILCAPVGHEYIHTHRAYRHFAEMLAMHGFPCLRFDYSGVGDSAECADEDIFCQWVEDINQQANWLKNTIGVTHIVFLGLGFAANMVSMAAEIHGENCSIILWEPYETARSFKRRLGALAGVSEFKQETEAGYIESAGYAYSEQSLIGLEKFDLSARNLSNIKTCVVVEAHDNRDKNSRWLGKLGLEDKAKRIYRPDFTKMLDEPHKTSIPFDVFGELIALFKVEASVQTAAPPSLPKLETTLHATHYIENIYRSDDRLFGVLTTPTNSDTLKPLIILTNAGSAHHVGPSEIYVKLARYLAEYGWCTLRYDLGNLGDSCTGCPENENFPYAESSLNELEEVIQHFSEDFPSCILAGLCSGAYISFREGLKDNSNVSRVVLVNPLTFEWVDGMSLDVPSPKMQSKEASYYSAALKDKSRWGRLLTGQVSYKSIAVFAVKYTYQKISHVLHDFCLAIGLAKPNKLQAELLHYRSNNIALRFVFSDSDPGFKMLTDDAGSIAAQMIAQKKIKIHFVENADHTFSYKKMQSNFCTKFLAALID, encoded by the coding sequence ATGTCTAAATCCGAAACTATATACAAGCGTAAAGCTGGTTGGGTAAACCAATCAGATGCTTCGTATCAGGCCGGTTTTAATAGCAAGCTCTTTGGCTGGCTGTACACTCCCGATAGCGCAATTATCCAATCCACTGGTTTTATCTTATGTGCGCCTGTAGGCCACGAATATATCCACACCCATCGCGCCTACCGTCACTTTGCCGAAATGCTTGCTATGCATGGCTTCCCTTGTTTGCGTTTCGATTATTCTGGGGTTGGGGATTCGGCAGAGTGCGCCGATGAAGATATATTTTGCCAATGGGTAGAAGATATAAACCAGCAAGCAAACTGGTTAAAAAATACTATTGGTGTAACACACATTGTATTTTTGGGGCTCGGCTTTGCGGCCAATATGGTGAGTATGGCAGCAGAGATACACGGCGAAAACTGCTCGATAATTTTATGGGAACCATACGAAACTGCGCGTAGTTTTAAAAGAAGGCTTGGTGCGCTTGCTGGCGTAAGCGAGTTTAAGCAAGAAACAGAAGCTGGCTATATAGAAAGTGCCGGTTACGCCTATTCTGAACAATCTTTAATTGGCTTAGAGAAATTTGATTTAAGCGCACGTAATCTCTCCAACATAAAAACCTGTGTAGTTGTTGAAGCGCATGATAATCGCGATAAGAATTCGCGCTGGCTTGGTAAGTTAGGGCTTGAAGATAAAGCCAAACGTATTTATCGGCCAGACTTCACCAAGATGTTAGATGAGCCGCATAAAACCAGTATTCCATTTGATGTTTTTGGTGAACTTATTGCGCTATTTAAAGTGGAAGCGAGTGTGCAAACCGCAGCTCCTCCTTCTTTACCTAAGCTAGAAACCACATTACATGCGACGCATTATATTGAAAATATATATAGAAGCGACGACAGGCTTTTTGGTGTGCTTACTACGCCTACCAATAGTGATACATTAAAGCCGTTAATTATTTTGACTAATGCTGGCTCGGCACATCATGTTGGCCCAAGCGAAATTTATGTTAAATTAGCACGCTACTTGGCTGAATATGGCTGGTGTACTCTGCGTTACGATTTGGGGAATTTAGGCGATAGCTGCACCGGTTGCCCAGAAAATGAGAATTTTCCTTACGCTGAATCCTCATTGAATGAATTAGAGGAAGTTATACAGCATTTTTCTGAAGATTTCCCATCATGCATTTTGGCCGGCTTGTGTAGCGGCGCCTATATTTCTTTTAGGGAAGGCTTAAAAGATAATTCGAATGTATCACGCGTGGTGTTAGTTAACCCACTTACATTTGAGTGGGTAGATGGAATGTCATTAGACGTACCTAGCCCCAAGATGCAAAGCAAAGAAGCGAGCTATTACTCTGCTGCACTTAAAGATAAGTCGCGATGGGGTAGGCTGCTTACAGGGCAAGTTAGTTATAAAAGTATTGCGGTTTTTGCTGTTAAATATACCTACCAGAAAATAAGCCATGTGTTACACGATTTTTGCTTGGCAATTGGGCTTGCTAAGCCAAATAAATTACAGGCAGAGCTATTGCATTACAGAAGTAATAATATTGCACTAAGGTTTGTATTTTCTGATTCCGACCCGGGCTTTAAAATGCTAACCGATGATGCCGGTTCGATAGCAGCACAAATGATTGCTCAGAAAAAAATAAAAATACATTTTGTAGAGAATGCAGATCACACCTTTTCTTATAAGAAGATGCAGTCAAATTTCTGTACTAAATTTTTAGCCGCATTAATAGATTGA